ATACATAACCTGCAAGTTGCAAATTTGATTAGCTGGTTCTGCAGGTTGATCATCCATCTATCACTCGACATCAAACTTTACTTGAGAACTATGCATGTGTCCAACTGTCGAATGCGTAGAAATTCTTCGGAGCATCGTCTTAAAACAGCTAAGCATCAGCGTGTGAGAGATTTGAAGCTCAGATCAGGCTCATAGGTATGCAAGTTGATTAGCCGGTGTCTCGGTGATGCGTCAAGGGGACGGATCGGACGACGGGGCCGGCGGTGCGCGGCGATCGAGGACTGCCGGACGGCGCTGCATAGAAGCGGCCTCGCCAGTGCCGGCACTCATCTTCGCACCTTTCGTCTTCCTTGCGCATCTGTGAGCGCGTAGGTTCAGACGTTCAGTGGCCAGTGCCATCGAGCGAACAGACTGATGCGCTGCTGCTTGTGTGGTCGACGTGCGTGCTGCGGCGGATGCCGGATCGACTCTGCGTTGGGCGGCGATCCAACGGCTGTAAGAGGCCCAGGGGTCCAGCGCCATTGACGGCAGCCACGCCGTTATGACCTCCGCCGCCAGCAGCTTTCCTGGGACCAAGACACCGTGATACACGTGTTCCATTCCAGACCGCAAGGAGACGCCATCGCTCCGCTTCATTATCGCCGTCGGCGCTCCAGGCCGCCAGCAAGTGATCCGCGCGCGGCTGGCACCCGAACCGAGCACGGCATTAGGTGAGAATGAACCTGGAGATCTTGCCGGGGAGCAGCGCTAGCTACAACGCCCAGGCGCAGTGGACCAGGCCGCACGCACGGTTCTCCGTGGCGGCGGGATCGTGAGTTCAACGGTGGCGCCCGGCCGGCGACCGCGCCATGTCCGTGTTCAGCTCCTGCCGCGCCGCAACCAGCCGGAACTGGGTATATTATGGGCTTTGGGCTGTATTCCTAGCGCTGGCCACATCTGAACTCGACTTTTCCTTTTACCAACAGCAAACAGACGAGCAAGCTGGGTTCAACCTAGCTATTTGGGCTCCGAAACTGGGCTAAAGCAGAACTTTGGTTCCATTATTGACGTCTTTCCGGTCTGAAATTCGACGAAACTAGCTTCAAGCTTCTTCATCAGGCTATACAGAGGGATCACATTGTTTATATTATTTTTCCTCTAGAGAAAGAAATCCACAAAGTAAAGTCTGGTCTGGCCTGACAGAGCTGCTTTCCTAGGGTGAGCTGCATCTGCATGCCTGACAGACAAACAGAGTATCTTGTAAGTACTAGTTTGGTGACTTGATTTGTGTGTGTTTAACTTTAATCCTGCAAGCTGAATGAGTAACCTCACGTGCGTTACAGATACTAGCAATAGTACGCTTtgttttttaattaatttaatacATTGGAGCAGGTTTAATTTGGTTCTTTAGCTAGCGCACCTGAATGGAACACCAAACTCATATAGTTGTTGTATATTAGTATACGACAGCAAGTTAGGCCGCCGACTCTGACAGTACAATACTTGTCTTGTACAGAGTCAAAGTCAGACACAGCCAGCCGCCGAGTCTGACACTTAACGGCGCACAAACCAAATCCATAGTGGAAAGCCGTCCACAGAAATCTAAATGTCTGATGAAAGAAGGAATGCAGAAACTTTTTCTGCAGTAGCTAGTTACACCAACCATACCATATTCATCTTTCTGCAAATAGAATCCCTGAATTAATCCTCTACATATATTGTTTTTTCAGATTAGTCAGAGCACAAAAATTTGAGGAAACCCCAGAGCCCAATCTCAGACCCAAATTGAGATTGGAGTCACCGAAAGAAGAAGAACACGAAATGAGTAATCAAAGCATACTACGTTTGCAGTTGCATCATCAAACCAAACCGTTACATTTGGATGCCGATGGAATTGATCAGCAATTCAGTTGTACACTTCTGTGAGACGAGAAGATTAGTGAATGAGGAAGTCACGGAGAGCAACTAAGGATGGATGGATCAGGAGGGCTGTGTGCagttgctgctgccgccgcatCCGCAGGTTTGGGGCGTGAAGGCGCAGGTGCCGAAGGGCTTCCCCGGGAGGTTGCAGTCGATGGAGTAGCAGCAGCTCGTGTCCACGCAGCTGCTCGCGTTCGACGTCGAGCAGCACCGGCACCCCTCGCACACCTCGAACGGCTCGTACCCCACCgcctccgtcgccgccgccgccggcagcgcCACCGACCGCGGCCGGTACACCACGCTCCGCACGGGGATGACGTACTCCTCCGACGACTGTCGTTTCTCCTCGCCCAAGTTGCTGGCTCCTGCCCACCAGGGGATGGATCACAAACTGAATCAAGAGCATGATCCGATGATAGCGAACATGCATGGAATCCATCGATGAATGGACGGCGAGCGACATATAGATGGCTAATTATATTGATCTACCATACTACGTACCTTGAGCTTGCAGGGAGGTGATGAAGAGGAGGGCGAGGGAGAGGATGGTGAAGCCGGTGAGGGAGATGACACGACGGAGATGATGAGCCATGGTCTGTGGTTTTCGGTTTGGTGAGAAtggaaggaggaggaagacACTAGTGCCTTGTCTCGCTTAAAACAAGGACTGAAAATGACTGGGCTTGTACGTGCAGAATACGGAGAGCAATATATACATGGACCATAGACTTTGCCCTGTTTCTGTTTGAATCCACTCAAATTGTGAAAAGGCTGATCAACTCGTagttttttttattattattataagCTCATTGGTAAATGTTGGACCAAAAAGCTGGCCTGTGTTTAGATCGACTAAAAGACCACAATGCAAAAACTAGTAAAAGTTTTAGAGAGGCAGCTTGTGAGATTGTAAAAGCTTGTGGCCGTCTCATTCAGAGTGTTTTAAGGGGCCCATTGATCCGCTAGGCAAACAAAGATTTGGATGGTGCCTGCTTTCAGCACCAAATTAAAAACTAGAGTGCTCCATGAAACTTCTGGAACTCCAAGATAATCCAAAAATGGCATAAATTTTATCAACAAGGGGCCGAGTCGAAACAGTTAATCGATCACTCTTTTTGGAAAATTGGAAAGAGAGGGGTTTTTGTGTTGAAGAAAGTTGTGTGGCCGGCCATCTATCGAACAGATAGATATTGTGCTTGTGCGTGCCAGTTAATGAAAGCGATTGACATTTCTCTGCCAGTAGTAAAGGGAGAATATAGTGCTCGTCTTTGTATGCCGCGCGCATCTCGATCACCAGGCAAACATGGACATCATCAATCAAACTATAAAGATTTTATTATGTTACCAGAACATTCGCGTTGCTACATGTCAGCAATGATATAGTGGCAATTGCATTGGCACCCGCCCGGCTGCTATCCGATAGTCAAACGCCCAAAACCACCAAAGCTTTCGACGTCTGCAACTGCAGCTGCGTCATCATTCCATTTCATTTGGATGCACACCGTACTTACCATTTGATCacaatttcttttcttttcttctaaaAAAAATATTTGATCAGAATTCAGAATAGGAGATGAGATGGCAACATAGTGGTATAAAAGATTAATCCTTGATTATGGAAGGTTATTTGTGACTAAAACATTGAAAAACAATATGCATGCCCGTACTATAGTGGTGGTTTCACCAGAAAGTTATAGAGGAGAAGATACTCGACACACAGAAGGTTCTTAAGCTCTCCGCAGTGATGGCCCAAAAAAGATTCTGAGCTTGCCAAGATGCATACATGCATCCATTCTTAAGCTCTTGCCATTTTCCTTGGAAATGACCGCCCACCAATTAAAAGCGCCATTCGGAGTAGAGCACTGATCGACTAGCTAGCTGTTGCAGCTACCAACATTATTTTCCAGCCATCCTATGAGTCAGATTAGATACATGAATGACTCAAATGGTGACACTTGTTCGGTTGCTGCGGTTCCATCTGCTTTTGTGTTTTCCGTGAACAAACTTTTGGATCAGATGATAGATATGCTCCCCCTTCACTGCCAACCCCGGGAAATAAAGCAAACACGCACTTTGTTTCCTAATGTAAGGATTAACATGTGGCCTTCTTCTCCACCTCACACGCGACACTATGTAATGCGAGTGATGATGGCGACGGTGACCATGGCTCGAGGGCACTAATAAGAGTTATTATGTGATTATGATAGCATATATGTATGTACTGACTGGAAATGATATTTTTACTGAGCAATTTTGATCTGGGTTCTCAAACCAGCTATTATTTTGCATATCACTATTGAGATGTTAGGCGGATCCTCATGCTGATTTTTTTTTGTTGCTGTTGCCACTCATACTCAGGGGCAGGCAATTATTAGCGTCCAGGGTGATGTGATGAGGTTTTCTTAGTCACTGAAGTaacaaaaaagaagaagataAGGATCTATTATGACGTTTTAACCAAGCCAATCGATTACGACGTTTTAACCAAGCTCTGGTATAAATTTTCAGTACATTCAGACTACAGAGCACACTATCACAAAATCACGCGCAAGAGTTCAAAATGTGATTATGGTACTTACTTTACAGTGAGCGAAAATGACACCCAGAAGCAGAGCATTTTTGCTCTGAATTTTGAAGCCAGCTCCAAGCCTCCAATTACGCATGATCATATCAGACAACTCCGTGAAAGTTGAGCGTTAGGACGAGTCGGTAGCGATTATGGTCATTCTGAAGGTTATTTTATCAGCAAAACTGTCAGATGCAGATGATTATTAGTGTCCGGCCGGGATCATCATGTGATGGAGCAGATTATCATAGTGCCTTTACAGTCAGAATTCAGAAACCTGCGTTGTGGACGGCAGACACTAGTCGGGTCATCGAGACAGATCATCGCCTGAGCAGGAAGCCAAGCTGCAGGAGACCAAAACAGCAGCAATGTCAGACCATCTTACGCAATCGCAAAGCGCGCCGTCATTGGAGTGGAATTTCAGACGACAAAGCTAGCATGACTCAAGGCAAGAGCATCGTTCATCAAGGATATCTGGAGATGGAAGAGAAAATCTGTGGTACTTGATGTCGCCGTGATgccaagtttttttttttttggagttTTAGGGACAAAGCCCCCGTCTCGAGCAAAAGCAGAAGGCCCGTTTCGAGCGGTTCAGTACATCAAAACAGGGTGTTCACCACGCCTGAACACAGGAGACCAACTGGCCTACATCAAAACCCTGTCAGCTCGCACAAGACAGATAGAAAAAACTCCATTACAGATTTTCTATAGCTGGTAGAAACCAAGCAGTCGCCAGCGCCGTCGGCCTGGGATTATGGGGATGCACGGCGCCGCCGGGGCTCACCGCACCGGAGATAGCGGAGGAATCCTTGGTTGGGCGCGCAGCGGAACGACGCCACGACGGCGAGGGCCAAATCCACAACGGGCTGGGCCTCCACAAAGTAAGTGGTGGTGGGCAGAGGCGATTGGGCCGTATCTCGGCCCAGATAGCGCACCTGGTCAGCTTTAGATCCAACGGTTGGAATAACCCCAGCctggacggtaaatgaaataaTCCATCAGCGAAATCCCCCCTCTCCTCTATCCACTGCAACTCACGCGTGCTGCAGCTGCAGGCCTTTGTCCATGCATGCAGTCAATCAGTGGACAGTAACAGTACAAGTTACTCGCGAGAGAACAAGCAGGCAGGAGCCCACAGGCCCAGCAAAGCAACCATTTGTCAGACCCCAACGTGTCACCAACCCACGTTCGGTTCATCAGTCACGGTTGCTATCGCCGACAAAAGACAGTCCATGTTCACTCACTTCAACAAAACAACAAAACTCGGCCGCATTACAGGGGCATTCGGATGCGCATACAGGAGCATCAGCAGCTCACAGTTTATCAGGCTAACATTCATACTGCACCACACAGTTCTGAAACCTGAAGATCTCACTCAGCCGAAAATGGTGTCAACTCAACGGCGCATATGCAGGGGGAAAATAGGCTGGAGACACTGGCCAAGTGATGCAAATGCTTCTAGCCTAGCCCAAGTAATCGCCTCTGGTAATCCGTCACCAATGTTGCACATGATGCTTCCTAGGCTACGTTAGCAAAACATCAAACATGATGGGTAAAACTCTGGATCTGTTGCCTTTGTGAAGGAGGCTTGGAATCTCAAATCATCTAGGCAACAATCTTCATCCACCTTCCTACGGCTAGTTGCAACTTACTCCCCATTGACAAAGCTTTTACCCTCGTAGTACTTCTTCTCACTGGCTTCCTTCTTCTCGTTCCGCTTCTGCAAAAAGCAAAAAATGAATGTAAACCACACCAGATCCATGGACCAGAATAACTGAACCACAACAACCAGAAATTAAAGGACACATTGTCAAACGTAATATAAGGGGGTAGTTCATTGGTCCCAGGGAAACAGTCAGTATTTAATGTACTCATGCAAGAAGCTTCACTCGAGCGAAACCGCATCAGCTTTTAAAATCAGTAAACAATCGCTCCCATATGCGCATCATTGATATGAACAGGATAAAATCAAATAACATGTATGTAACTGAGAATATGTACTGTACTGATGTCTACATGCTGCATACAAAAGGCCCATAGCCATTTGATCACGTTAGTTACCTGGTAAGCTTCATGGTTAGCAACAATCCTCCTTATAATAGTACTTGTAGTGATATCCAAAGGGCTCTCCAGCCTATGGTAAATACCCATAGCCATCGGAACAGCATATGGATTTGAATCCTCCTGATACATACAGAATTGACAATTATTTTGCGCTAAAATGTGCATGTTCAAATAAAAGCACAACTTGATTACCTTCGCATAGTCCATATTCTCAGCAATTGTACCATGAACAACCAACGAAATATTGAATGTGGTAATCTGCACCCAAAATTACAGCAGGTTGTCATTTACATGGCCTTGGTCAATACTCTTATCATACATAAGAGGGCTCAACTGTTGACCTTCAAAATCATGTAAATGGTATGTGCCATCTACAGTTCTACTTGGTGATTTGATGCAAGCAATTTGGACTTTAGACAAACTGAGGACACTGATCACTTGTATTCTGGACTTCTGGTGCACAAGCTCTTAACATATGTCTGGGCCAGTTAAGCTAAGCTCAAGCCTAGTTTGCATAGGGCTAAGATTTTAGATGCAAAGACATGCACAAGTTTTCCTTTCGTTAATTTAGCCATGCTCATGATGCTAGTCCATATATAAGAGCAAGTCAGCCTTATTTGTGTCAACACCATGCAGTGTGGATGTGTGGGCTTTCCAATGGGATAAACACTATGTTAAAGATCTTACAGTGAATGCACTGTTTGTTGTCTTGAGGGTACCACGTACAAACAACCACAAACAGATGCATCATGCATTCTATGCAAAAGTGAGGTGATGCCATCGCTGAAAACTCACCATGTCTTTTGAAACATCCCATGGAGCACCAATGATCACCTCATCAACATAACGACAAGCCAAAACACTCAAACTTCTTTCATGGAGATTCATGATTGGGCGATGTCGTCCTCGCGTTGAACTGAAAAGTATGGTAAACAGTAACAGAAAGGTAGGTTGAATGTCATGCTAAGGGAATCGTTTTGGCGTCATgcatcaaaagaaatgcatcgacAACAAACACAGTCTACTGCAGACCTGAATTAGAATTGACTTGAGCACTGTAACTTGTAAAGAATCAATTGAGGAGAATGAAGATGAAACCATCATATTACCTTATGGTCTGATCTGTATGAATGCCCACAAGCAAAAAGTCTCCAAGTTCGCGAGCAAGACGCAATATCTACATGGAAGAAACTATAAGTACAAGACTGTCTGAATCAATATGTTTTGGAGGGTTAAATCAGGTTGCTCCCATGAAAAAACAAATGGCAAAACAAAAGTATAAGCTGACTTATTAGCTGATGTTATGGTTTtctcctctttctttcttttcctcctttCCTGTGGGTGGGCGTGAGGAAGGAAATTCAGGTTTACCTCAACATGTCCAGCATGGAACAGATCAAATGCACCATCTATGTAAACTATCCGAGAATCTGGACCTGGACCCTGCATCGGGAAAGTCTACAGTCAGCAGAAAGAATAAATGGCCATATTCCAAATTCATGCCTAGAATTTAGGACCAATAGTTGTACCAAGTAAACTAAATCAATCATTTCCAGCTCCCAAGAAATGGAAGTATACATGGCCAGTGAACAGTTTTTAAATGCATTTAATGAACAGTCGGTCTCCCAACCATCTGGAATTTTCTGACAGTTCAAGGACTTATCCACGGTTATACTTCCAGAATACACCGACACCATGGACAAGATAAGGTCTCCAACAAGCAATTCTAATCATCAGTTCTTGTAATAACAATAATTTGTTAGTAACAAGTACAAAAAAAAGTGATATTAATTTATCAGCAGATTATTCAAAAACCAAAAGTCATACCCTGCTATTTGAGAACTGAACTATTCGCCTAGATGTGGGAAGGAAATGAGATACTCTAGTTCCACTTCCAGATCCACCATCATCAACTTTCTGACCATGTCCACTACTGAACTGCCTTTGCAGCGAAGAGTGATTGTGGGCATCAGAAGATCTCTCTCTAACACAAAGAAGCATCCGTCCTATCATGATCCATGAAGCAATACTTAATCAACATGAGAATATACCTTTCCATCACCACAAAAAGTTTATTCAACAGAAATGGTCTATTAATTGGTCCCAAAAAGTAGAAAACAATTAGAGTTTCGCACCATTCTGGACCAGAAATGGGCATAACAGAAGACTTATGGTACATGGAGTCATGGAGAACAAGAACAATAGCGGACTGCTCATCGCTTAAACATTTGTTAGTACGACACTGGGTTAACATGCTTTTGTAAAGGACAAGTCAGCTGAGGAAATTTTTTGAACACATAAACATAAGTTCAATACCCATTGCAACATCAAAGGGTAGTTGTGAGATTCaatcaacaacaaccagcagcaGAAAACTAGAACTAGATATTCTCTATTTCAGGCTTCAATAAAATCATCTAGCGAAGAAAACTTAAACATAAACAACTGAATAGAAAAGGTAATCtttcgagagagagagagaaatagAAAAAGGTAAAGCGGAATTAGTACCAACAATGTCTGTTGTTGACACTCCCTCGGTTCTTTTAATCTGCTTATATCGGCCAGCCTTTTTGGCAAGGGCATATGCATCAGTACCATCTGGTAGCAAACAAGGATCATCACCGTGGATAATGTAATCTATGTTGTAATCATTGAATAGCTTGTTCATGAATTCTTCGGTTATGGCATAAGGTGCATCTGGAATGATATCATCCACCCATTTCACAGCACGGACCATTATCATTCTGTATGTTACCAAAAATATTCGAAGAAAGATCAGAAACTTTTATGAAATATATAGGAACAAGGGAGCAACGTACTTGCTACTCATACCTGCTGACACATCCAAAGAATCAGAAACATAACACCAGAAAGGCATAAATCTCCATACAGCCAGGTCACGAATAAAGGAAGAACACAGTAAAAAATTGAGATAAAATAAAAATGATCATTTGATGGTGTCAAAGCTACCATAAGATCACATGATTGTTCCCACTTTGTGGTGATCGATCCATGACAATTTTTGAATCTACAATAAAGCAAAGTTGTTCTTTTTTTTGGAATAGACTGCACAGTAACTCTTATACTGCTGAAATTCCCAAACAGAACTGAACTGCTGAAATTGAGGTTGTGAACAGGCAAGTAAAGAAAAAAAACTCTACTTTAGAAACCTGTGTCACGCAGCCGTATGCTAGAATTACACGAGGCATGACATGACATCAAGATGAAAATAGATGAGAGGTTTGGAGGGCACCTCTCGTGGAGCGGCGTAACGGGCGGCCCTTTGTTGGCCTTGATCTCTTCGTCGCTGATGACGCCGACGATGAGCTCGTCCCCGAGGGCGCGCGCCTGGCGCAGCGCGTTGCAGTGTCCGTAGTGCATCATGTCGAAGCAGCCGTCCATGTAGACGcgcacggggcggcggcggcggcggcggagccggcGCCGGACCGCGTCGAGTGGCGGCAGGGACGGGACGGACACGGGCCCCGCGATGTGGAGCGCGAGCACGGAGGCGCCCAGCACGATGCCGCCGATGACGCACGCCGCCAGCGTGCGGGCGCTGCAGCCGGTGCTGGTGGCCGCCTCCATGGAGACGGACGGAGGAGATGGAGAGGACAAGGGAGGAGTGGCGTAGTGCGGTTTGTGTTTGTGATTGTGGTGTGAGAGTGGGGGTGGGATCTAGGGTTAGGGATGACGAGGGTGTGCGGGTGGCGGGGCTATCGCCATGGAGGGTGAGGGGAGGAGCGCGGTGGTGGTGCCGGCGTGGCGAGGCGGAGGACGAATGTTCTTGTGCCTCCGGGGAAAGAGGACTATGCCATGTGGGGCCTGGGTGTCAGTTGAGGCGAGCAAGACAAAGGAGACATGACCCCACGTGTCATTGATTGTGACAAAAGTCTTGAATGGATGCTGCTGATACTCGACAGATGCGTCGTGTCTATCTACCACCAAGGAGATGCGAAACCAAAACGATGTCGTGTGACAGAAAGGAGGTTCGAGAGATTGTGACGTTTTGGATATGTTCAACACATGCCTAGGTTTCCTCATCTCATCTCATCTCATTACACCAGACCTGGGGCATCAAATTTGAAGAAAAATGGTGCATTTGTTACCCTGTGTTTGATTTCAAATAATGCGTGGCTGAAATGTACACGTGCCATCGTTTTCGATCAAGGTAGAAAACTATGTTAACACCCAACAGATAAAACCCAACACAGTGGTCAAATTAAAGCTTCTTTTCCTTCAGGAACAGATGCCTACAGGTATTTGCCGGCTCGGCAAGATTGACTGCTTCCTGCTATGCGTCTGCTAGCACTTGTCACCACAGATACCAGAGACTTCTCAGGTCACCACCTGCAATTGAGTAGCTGCTCAAAGCAACAAAAAGTCAGCAAGATGTTAGGAGCCGTGAAATCCAGGCAACATGTCCATGGTTCTTACCTCAACGAACTCGGTTTCATTTTCACTATAACTAACAGCGTTTCCTTTTCATCTATTTATAGCGTTTCCTTTTCAGTATGGTGGCAGCAGCAATGGAGCATACTCCAGGCAAAGCTTTTAAAACAGCACCATACTGGTCGGACCTTCTACAGCAACCTGAATCTACAACATGTGGGTGCCAGTAGGCACCACCATATCAGTGATACAGGGGAGGTTGCTATATCGCCAGTCTCTCCAACTGTCGGTTTAGCTACAGCTGTTGAAGCCACATCTCTGCTTCAAGTTTGGTCAGTTCACTCAAATCACTGCCTTGTTTAGAAGACAACAAAATTTCGATTTACTTCATAAAACATTCATTGGGAATATCATATCAGTACAATCAAAGAAAGAAATTGGTAAAAGATCTATGCACAAAGGGGAACACTAAATATACTCCATATGTGTGTTGTGGACTGTGGTGGTGAAACAATGGATAACTCACCCCGCCTGCCACTGTGTTACAAGGGATCAATCGTAGCGTGATATAGCAACCTCCCTTTCCCTGTAACAATGATGACTTACTCAGCACAGGAACAATGATGAGAGCAGAAACCATGTAAGCGACAGGAGTAGCACAAGATGCAGAGCAAGCAGTTAATTACTCAGCACAGGAACAATGATGAGATTAGAAACCATGTAGCCTGAAAGACAGCGCTGGTTTTGGCATGGCAGTCGCGGTACGGCTCGGACATCTCCAgaacctcgtcgtcgtcgtcgtctcccAAGGGCTCCAAGGTCGATCACCTCCTGCTTCAACTTCTTCCTGACCAGCTTCGCATTCCTCTCCTTGGCGGCCCCGGACGGCTGGGCCTCCAAGCTCACCACCATTGCCTCGTCGTTCCTCTTCAGGTCCTGACCACCCCACTGCGTCGCAGTCGTCTCGAGCCTCTTCTTCAGGTCACGCTCACCGCCCTCCATCGCTCTGGATAACAGATGTCTGCGGCGATGACAGAACAAGGGAACGGAGGGGAGCAccgaataaataaatatattgcCTCGCGCCTACAACCGGCACCGCATCGGATCCAAATGACCCGTCGACCGGCGGCAGGGCAGAGTCGGAACGGACACGGATCTCCTACAACAACCTGAATTTACAACATTCATACAAGTAAGCATCAGAATATCGGTGAAACAGAGTCACCGATCCCTCCCAATGTCAGTCAAGCTAGAAGCTACAACTAAAGTGCCATCTCGGCCTGAAGTTTCGTCAGTTCACTCAATTCACTGCGCTGCTTAGAAGATGATGTTGCTTTCGCTAATGGTTCCACAGGCGCAGATATCCTCGCTGGTGGTGCAGGCAACTCTTCATCgagttcttcctcctccagatCTTCCAGCTCTGCTTCTAGCTCATCCTGTTTTAAGAAATTATTAAACAGAATGATTTCCACGTATTTTGAAAAAATGTTTGCTCATGTAATGGCTTGATCCTGTTTTGAGCATGTGCACCTTTTACTAGGTAAGAGAATCAGTACCTCGTCAAAATCAGCAGAAGCACCGACTGGTGTTGCAAGTGCCTCTTGTATCTGCCTCATATTTTCTGTCTGTTCGTTTGACTCATCAATGGCGTTCTCAATATCATCGATGTTCCTGCACAAGAATTACCATAGCCAGTACACCCATGCACCAGTTATTTACAACATTTTGATATATACATAGCCTACATGAGACCAAGTAATAATACAAGAATTCGGTTAACTTCAGAATGTGCACAAACTTCATAACAAAAGGCCCTGAGCCCATGACCTAGCTTGGACAGAACTATTAAATCAATAATATTTTCACTGTATCACGAGAGATGTAGAAAATGGCAGCCTTTTCAGATGTGGTGTACTACTGCTTAATTAGCCATTTTAGTGAGAATAAGAGGGAAAATGGAATCTTACAGTGATTGCTGAATAGCTTTGACAGCAGATGATCCAGAGCGCAAAGCATCAACAGTATCGGTAGTTGCCTTTGCACTTTCAAGCATTATAATCTACAAAGTTAAATTCCTGTCAGTCTATTTCAACCTCTTAGAAGCTCTGAGATGTACTACCAAGATTCGAAGTTGAAATTGTATACGCTTAAATTTTCATTACCTGGTCATGAACTCGCAATTGAAAATTTGATAGCTGTTCAATTTGTGTCTCGTACAGCTT
Above is a genomic segment from Panicum hallii strain FIL2 chromosome 8, PHallii_v3.1, whole genome shotgun sequence containing:
- the LOC112903152 gene encoding uncharacterized protein LOC112903152; this encodes MAHHLRRVISLTGFTILSLALLFITSLQAQGASNLGEEKRQSSEEYVIPVRSVVYRPRSVALPAAAATEAVGYEPFEVCEGCRCCSTSNASSCVDTSCCYSIDCNLPGKPFGTCAFTPQTCGCGGSSNCTQPS
- the LOC112903052 gene encoding ethanolamine-phosphate cytidylyltransferase-like encodes the protein MEAATSTGCSARTLAACVIGGIVLGASVLALHIAGPVSVPSLPPLDAVRRRLRRRRRRPVRVYMDGCFDMMHYGHCNALRQARALGDELIVGVISDEEIKANKGPPVTPLHERMIMVRAVKWVDDIIPDAPYAITEEFMNKLFNDYNIDYIIHGDDPCLLPDGTDAYALAKKAGRYKQIKRTEGVSTTDIVGRMLLCVRERSSDAHNHSSLQRQFSSGHGQKVDDGGSGSGTRVSHFLPTSRRIVQFSNSRGPGPDSRIVYIDGAFDLFHAGHVEILRLARELGDFLLVGIHTDQTISSTRGRHRPIMNLHERSLSVLACRYVDEVIIGAPWDVSKDMITTFNISLVVHGTIAENMDYAKEDSNPYAVPMAMGIYHRLESPLDITTSTIIRRIVANHEAYQKRNEKKEASEKKYYEGKSFVNGE
- the LOC112903388 gene encoding vacuolar protein sorting-associated protein 32 homolog 2-like, with protein sequence MLKKLLPKTKSKKKKEAASSAIPTLDRLHETLEMLEKKERFLQKKCSAEIGKAKDYTKSKNKNAAIQCLKKKKLYETQIEQLSNFQLRVHDQIIMLESAKATTDTVDALRSGSSAVKAIQQSLNIDDIENAIDESNEQTENMRQIQEALATPVGASADFDEDELEAELEDLEEEELDEELPAPPARISAPVEPLAKATSSSKQRSELSELTKLQAEMAL